A window of candidate division KSB1 bacterium contains these coding sequences:
- a CDS encoding T9SS type A sorting domain-containing protein, producing MRHYPDPVITYSNPLCDGSHYTSTTGITAGKVYVSQVAKFNSESQFIQGTKYHMYTVEMDITDNSATSGLDWDHLNNTGIENAAGDVADANDITFSGSGDISLPVNLSAFSALCTLNGIKLKWTSESEIDNLGYILEKKLGDTVQWQTIASYKTHPELIGQGNSSSYANYTFTDINISTGDVYTYRLSDVNTKGEQTVLGTTKVTVTQDILPKVTGLLPAWPNPFNPVTSIKYQLSSSEQVNLKILDIMGRTVKSLVQDKQQQAGSYTLTWSGKDARDIKVSSGVYFVLLRAGKFTKYQKVLLVR from the coding sequence ATGCGGCATTATCCAGATCCGGTAATCACCTATAGCAATCCTCTATGTGACGGCAGTCATTACACCTCAACCACCGGCATAACAGCCGGAAAAGTGTATGTATCGCAAGTGGCAAAATTCAACAGTGAATCACAGTTTATCCAGGGAACAAAGTATCATATGTATACCGTCGAGATGGATATCACTGACAACAGCGCGACTTCCGGACTGGATTGGGATCACCTCAACAACACCGGCATCGAAAATGCCGCAGGGGATGTGGCTGATGCCAATGATATCACCTTCTCCGGCAGCGGTGATATTTCACTACCCGTTAATTTATCTGCGTTTTCTGCGTTATGTACATTAAACGGAATAAAGTTAAAATGGACATCAGAAAGTGAAATCGACAATCTGGGCTATATCCTGGAAAAAAAATTAGGGGATACAGTGCAGTGGCAGACAATTGCATCCTACAAAACCCATCCCGAACTGATCGGACAAGGCAATTCTTCCTCATATGCAAATTACACGTTTACGGATATCAATATATCCACAGGAGATGTCTATACGTATCGTCTTTCAGATGTCAATACAAAAGGGGAACAAACGGTTTTGGGAACAACCAAAGTCACAGTGACACAGGACATTCTCCCCAAAGTCACAGGTCTATTACCCGCCTGGCCGAACCCGTTCAATCCGGTAACCAGTATCAAGTATCAACTTTCTTCATCGGAACAAGTCAATCTAAAAATCCTTGATATTATGGGTCGTACCGTGAAATCCCTGGTGCAAGACAAACAGCAACAGGCAGGCAGTTACACGCTGACCTGGAGCGGAAAAGACGCCCGGGATATAAAAGTATCAAGCGGTGTTTATTTTGTTTTACTGCGCGCTGGAAAGTTTACAAAATATCAAAAAGTGTTACTGGTTAGATGA